One Deinococcus sp. LM3 genomic region harbors:
- a CDS encoding DUF4395 domain-containing protein, with protein MIASAPTRQPARPARTDLSALKFNQLAVVFVTLLAVILTLPALTLILGAAMLLGAVRPDLSPMRAAYRLLGPSLGLSPEVVDEDPRAHHFAQGVGGTFLLASAAFTLTGLPVVGALLGVVVIALAILNLTEKICVGCIMYFQYRRLRYQLLKR; from the coding sequence ATGATTGCCTCCGCCCCCACCCGACAGCCGGCCCGACCAGCCCGCACGGACCTCAGCGCCCTGAAGTTCAACCAGCTGGCCGTGGTCTTCGTGACGCTGCTGGCCGTGATCCTGACCCTCCCGGCCCTCACGCTGATCCTGGGCGCGGCCATGCTGCTGGGCGCCGTGCGTCCTGACCTCTCCCCCATGCGCGCCGCGTACCGCCTGCTGGGCCCATCCCTGGGCCTGAGCCCCGAGGTCGTGGACGAGGATCCCCGCGCGCACCACTTCGCGCAGGGCGTGGGCGGCACCTTCCTGCTGGCCTCCGCCGCGTTCACCCTGACGGGCCTGCCGGTCGTGGGCGCGCTGCTGGGCGTGGTCGTGATCGCGCTGGCCATCCTGAACCTGACCGAGAAGATCTGCGTGGGATGCATCATGTACTTCCAGTACCGCCGCCTGCGCTACCAACTGCTGAAACGCTGA
- a CDS encoding nitrite/sulfite reductase: MSDIEALKKEVPPFQIFDLIPQYAAQGFIDPERIDLLKWAGVYPQRPQEDGFLMMRVRVPAAEFSSATMREVANIAEEYGRGFLDVTDRQAFQFHWLTIDKIPQIFDRLAPLGLHPKGACGDTVRAVIASPLAGLDAREIIDVRPLAHAMEGTLTGNPEFQDLPRKFKMSITAVPELEGIHMINDIGFLAHRVNGEVGFDVWVGGGLGAVAHLSRRLGVFIRPEEVVEVGQAITAAYRDHGYRQNRKKSRLKFLIKDLGVEKFREIVENDYLGRRLTDGPAAPTARFGGNDVLGVNPQADGLNYVVVATTVGRIDPTKARALADLADRYGKGVLRTTAFQNMVLPHVATADLDAVTAALSELELAPKTTLRGTTIACTGNQFCRLALTETKARTANLIDHLEAKFSGLDVPFTINLTGCSNACTRYQVADLGFMGANKTDKDGTVHEVFNVHLAGSIGQAHRTGTKLKGAVPAERLNEYTDAVLAEFQANKQPGESFVEYSDRIGHEHFAPDAVLGAREAVTA, from the coding sequence ATGAGCGACATTGAAGCCCTGAAGAAAGAAGTGCCCCCGTTCCAGATCTTCGACCTGATCCCCCAGTACGCCGCGCAGGGCTTCATCGACCCCGAACGCATCGACCTGCTGAAGTGGGCGGGCGTGTACCCGCAGCGCCCGCAGGAGGACGGCTTCCTGATGATGCGCGTGCGCGTGCCGGCCGCCGAGTTCTCCAGCGCCACCATGCGCGAGGTCGCCAACATCGCCGAGGAGTACGGCCGGGGCTTCCTGGACGTGACGGACCGTCAGGCATTCCAGTTTCACTGGCTGACCATCGACAAGATCCCGCAGATCTTCGACCGGCTCGCGCCGCTGGGCCTGCACCCCAAGGGGGCGTGCGGTGACACCGTGCGCGCCGTGATCGCCAGCCCCCTGGCCGGCCTGGACGCCCGCGAGATCATCGACGTGCGCCCCCTGGCCCACGCCATGGAAGGCACCCTGACCGGAAACCCCGAGTTCCAGGACCTGCCGCGCAAGTTCAAGATGAGCATCACGGCGGTCCCGGAACTCGAAGGCATTCACATGATCAACGACATCGGCTTCCTGGCGCACCGGGTGAACGGCGAGGTCGGCTTCGACGTGTGGGTGGGCGGCGGCCTGGGCGCCGTGGCGCACCTGTCCAGGCGCCTGGGGGTGTTCATCCGCCCCGAGGAGGTCGTGGAGGTCGGGCAGGCCATCACCGCCGCGTACCGTGACCACGGGTACCGCCAGAACCGCAAGAAGAGCCGCCTGAAGTTCCTGATCAAGGACCTGGGCGTCGAGAAGTTCCGCGAAATTGTCGAGAACGACTACCTGGGCCGCAGGCTGACGGACGGCCCGGCCGCGCCGACCGCGCGCTTCGGCGGGAACGACGTGCTGGGCGTGAACCCGCAGGCGGACGGCCTGAACTACGTGGTCGTGGCGACCACCGTGGGCCGCATCGACCCCACCAAGGCCCGCGCGCTGGCCGACCTGGCCGACCGCTACGGCAAGGGCGTGCTGCGCACCACCGCCTTCCAGAACATGGTGCTGCCGCACGTGGCGACCGCCGACCTGGACGCCGTGACGGCCGCGCTGAGCGAACTGGAACTGGCGCCCAAGACCACGCTGCGCGGCACGACCATCGCCTGCACCGGTAACCAGTTCTGCCGCCTCGCGCTGACCGAGACGAAGGCCCGCACCGCGAACCTGATCGACCATCTGGAAGCGAAGTTCAGTGGGCTGGACGTGCCGTTCACCATCAACCTGACCGGGTGCAGCAACGCCTGCACGCGCTATCAGGTGGCGGACCTGGGCTTCATGGGGGCCAACAAGACCGACAAGGACGGCACCGTCCACGAGGTGTTCAACGTCCACTTGGCCGGCAGCATCGGGCAGGCGCACCGCACGGGGACCAAACTGAAGGGCGCGGTGCCGGCCGAACGCCTGAACGAGTACACGGACGCCGTACTGGCCGAATTCCAGGCGAACAAGCAGCCCGGCGAGAGCTTCGTGGAGTACTCCGACCGCATCGGGCACGAGCACTTCGCGCCGGACGCCGTGCTGGGGGCGCGTGAGGCGGTGACCGCGTGA
- the sat gene encoding sulfate adenylyltransferase, with protein sequence MTILLPESALLPTPLGGTLVNLVRRPGHDFDPAELAGLPRLNISDRSAADLEMLATGAYSPLTGFVNEADYLSVIERLRLADGTPWSIPITLPVGREQAGLRGRVVLSHGGQDIGWIDVQEAYEARRSLEAREVYRTEDPAHPGVAALLAQGDVNLAGPVALFEIPRGAFPRHHRTPAEVRGVIEARGWRSSVAFQTRNPIHRAHEYLQKVALELVDGLLLHPLVGTTKGDDVPADTRVKAYEVLLEGYYPQARTLLSVYPAAMRYAGPREAILHALSRRNYGVTHFIVGRDHAGVGSYYGTYDAQEIFSAYTPEELGIQILKFEHTFYCNSCGQLVSPRTCPHDSSHHLVLSGTKVREKLRAGENLPAEFTRPEVAEVLRAAYAEKV encoded by the coding sequence ATGACCATCCTGCTGCCCGAATCCGCCCTGCTGCCCACGCCCCTCGGCGGAACCCTCGTGAATCTCGTGCGCCGACCCGGCCACGACTTCGATCCGGCCGAACTGGCTGGCCTGCCCCGCCTGAACATCAGCGACCGCAGCGCCGCCGACCTCGAAATGCTCGCCACCGGCGCATACTCCCCCCTGACCGGCTTCGTGAACGAGGCCGACTACCTGTCGGTCATCGAGCGGTTGCGCCTCGCGGACGGCACGCCCTGGAGCATTCCCATCACGCTACCGGTGGGGCGCGAGCAGGCCGGGCTGCGCGGCCGCGTGGTCCTGAGCCACGGCGGGCAGGACATCGGCTGGATCGACGTGCAGGAAGCCTACGAGGCCCGCAGGAGCCTGGAAGCCCGCGAGGTCTACCGCACCGAGGACCCCGCGCACCCCGGCGTGGCCGCCCTGCTGGCCCAGGGGGACGTGAACCTGGCCGGGCCGGTCGCGCTGTTCGAGATCCCGCGCGGCGCGTTCCCCCGCCACCACCGCACGCCCGCCGAGGTGCGGGGGGTGATCGAGGCGCGCGGCTGGCGTTCCAGCGTGGCCTTCCAGACCCGCAACCCCATTCACCGCGCGCACGAGTACCTGCAGAAGGTGGCGCTGGAACTCGTGGACGGCCTGCTGCTGCACCCGCTGGTGGGCACCACCAAGGGCGACGACGTGCCCGCCGACACCCGCGTGAAGGCCTACGAAGTGCTGCTGGAGGGGTACTACCCGCAGGCCCGCACGCTGCTGAGCGTGTACCCGGCCGCCATGCGTTACGCCGGGCCGCGCGAGGCGATCCTGCACGCCCTGTCGCGGCGGAACTACGGCGTGACGCACTTCATCGTGGGCCGCGACCACGCGGGCGTCGGCAGTTACTACGGCACGTACGACGCGCAGGAGATCTTCAGCGCATACACGCCCGAGGAACTGGGCATCCAGATCCTGAAGTTCGAGCACACCTTCTACTGCAACTCCTGCGGTCAACTCGTCAGCCCGCGCACCTGCCCGCACGACAGCAGCCACCACCTGGTACTGAGCGGCACGAAGGTCCGCGAGAAGCTGCGCGCCGGGGAGAACCTGCCGGCCGAGTTCACGCGGCCCGAGGTGGCCGAGGTGCTGCGCGCCGCGTACGCCGAGAAGGTATAA
- the cysC gene encoding adenylyl-sulfate kinase — MTAVADRSVGTGRVVWLTGLSGAGKSTLAGALHQELLARGVAVELLDGDAVRENLSKGLGFSKADRDTNVRRIGFVAGLLAKHGVTVLVSAISPYADTRREVLDSFPSALEVFVDAPLEVVTERDVKGLYLKAIAGEIPHFTGVSDPYEAPENPDLHLRTDRISVDEGVRQLLEALKV; from the coding sequence GTGACCGCCGTGGCCGACAGGAGCGTCGGTACGGGCCGCGTGGTGTGGCTGACCGGGCTGAGCGGCGCGGGCAAGAGCACCCTGGCGGGCGCCCTGCACCAGGAACTCCTGGCGCGCGGTGTGGCCGTGGAACTGCTGGACGGTGACGCCGTGCGCGAGAACCTCAGCAAGGGCCTGGGCTTCTCGAAGGCCGACCGGGACACGAACGTGCGCCGCATCGGGTTCGTGGCAGGCCTGCTGGCAAAGCATGGCGTGACGGTGCTTGTCAGCGCGATCAGCCCGTACGCCGACACGCGCCGCGAGGTGCTGGACAGCTTCCCGAGTGCGCTGGAGGTGTTCGTGGACGCCCCGCTGGAAGTCGTGACGGAACGCGACGTGAAGGGCCTGTACCTGAAAGCCATTGCCGGGGAGATCCCGCACTTCACGGGCGTCAGCGATCCCTACGAGGCCCCCGAGAACCCGGACCTGCACCTGCGCACCGACCGCATCAGCGTGGACGAGGGCGTGCGGCAACTGCTGGAGGCGCTGAAGGTATGA
- a CDS encoding phosphoadenylyl-sulfate reductase, translated as MTATSPRPDFTPDSDPLDVIRWALGAHGRVLMPSAFNLNGVVLIDLAVRAGYRGEVVFVDTGYHFPETLATRDRLAARYPELTFVTLNDGASPEDGQTDPALYAADADACCAVRKVAPLQAYLRAQAPDALLNARSRDQATTRADIPFVEQGARVKVNPLAHWTRERLEAYAREHDLPVNPLYFDGFLSVGCWTCTRAVRPGEDARAGRWAGKGKTECGLWAGGNAL; from the coding sequence ATGACCGCCACCTCGCCCCGACCCGACTTCACGCCGGACAGCGATCCGCTGGACGTGATCCGCTGGGCGCTCGGCGCGCACGGGCGGGTGCTGATGCCCAGTGCGTTCAACCTGAACGGCGTGGTTCTGATCGATCTGGCCGTGCGGGCCGGGTACCGGGGCGAGGTGGTGTTCGTGGACACCGGGTACCACTTCCCCGAGACCCTGGCGACCCGTGACCGGCTGGCGGCGCGCTACCCGGAACTGACCTTCGTGACCCTGAACGACGGGGCCAGTCCCGAGGACGGGCAGACGGACCCGGCGCTGTACGCGGCCGATGCGGACGCCTGCTGCGCTGTGCGGAAGGTCGCGCCCCTCCAGGCGTACCTGCGTGCCCAGGCGCCGGACGCGCTGCTGAACGCCCGCAGCCGCGATCAGGCGACCACCCGCGCCGACATTCCCTTCGTGGAGCAGGGCGCGCGGGTGAAGGTGAACCCGCTGGCCCACTGGACCCGCGAGCGCCTGGAAGCGTACGCGCGTGAACACGACCTGCCGGTGAACCCGCTGTACTTCGACGGGTTTCTGAGCGTGGGCTGCTGGACCTGCACGCGCGCCGTGCGCCCCGGCGAGGACGCCCGCGCGGGCCGCTGGGCCGGGAAGGGCAAGACCGAGTGCGGCCTGTGGGCCGGAGGGAACGCCCTGTGA